From Methanosarcina lacustris Z-7289, one genomic window encodes:
- a CDS encoding winged helix-turn-helix domain-containing protein → MTENSIDEMVKWVISVDRRLILMESMKRHNAVRASDIAHEASRSTQNISRALKELEDRGLIECLTPEKTTWKKYMLTDKGKKVLEKLEGKYL, encoded by the coding sequence ATGACTGAAAACTCAATAGACGAAATGGTGAAGTGGGTTATCAGCGTTGACCGCCGCCTGATACTTATGGAGTCCATGAAAAGGCATAATGCAGTGAGGGCTTCGGATATTGCTCATGAAGCAAGCAGGTCTACGCAAAATATCAGTCGCGCTTTAAAAGAACTTGAGGACAGGGGTTTAATCGAATGCCTGACTCCTGAGAAAACGACCTGGAAAAAATACATGCTTACGGATAAAGGAAAAAAGGTTTTGGAAAAGCTGGAGGGAAAATACCTTTAA
- a CDS encoding AIR carboxylase family protein — MAIAGLSAHLPGVVASRTTRPCERRSGQLCSPVLMLFWRSRSHIISTFYSYFPDYCRFLKKVVTLLHPSLAVIL; from the coding sequence ATCGCAATTGCCGGGCTCTCAGCCCACCTTCCCGGAGTTGTGGCTTCACGTACGACAAGACCCTGTGAGAGGCGTTCCGGTCAACTCTGCTCGCCGGTATTGATGCTCTTTTGGCGATCCAGAAGCCATATTATTTCAACTTTTTATTCATATTTTCCTGATTACTGCCGCTTTCTGAAAAAAGTTGTCACTTTGCTACACCCCTCTCTGGCTGTTATTCTTTGA
- a CDS encoding nascent polypeptide-associated complex protein: MFPGMGGRGTNPAKMKQMMKQMGIDVKELKGIEEVIIKTADSNIIIENANVTIMTVQGSETYQIVGDVKEVPKSLEIPAEDIKLVMEQTGVSEEEARNALMNSNGDLAEAIVALSA, from the coding sequence ATGTTTCCAGGAATGGGAGGTCGGGGGACGAACCCGGCTAAAATGAAGCAGATGATGAAGCAGATGGGGATTGATGTTAAAGAGCTTAAGGGCATTGAAGAGGTTATTATAAAGACTGCGGACTCGAACATAATTATTGAGAACGCAAATGTCACTATAATGACGGTCCAGGGTTCGGAAACATATCAGATTGTAGGTGATGTAAAGGAAGTCCCAAAATCTCTGGAAATCCCTGCCGAAGACATCAAACTCGTAATGGAGCAGACCGGCGTCTCCGAAGAAGAAGCCAGGAACGCCTTGATGAACTCAAATGGAGATCTGGCAGAAGCCATTGTGGCACTTTCTGCCTGA
- a CDS encoding HesB/IscA family protein: MIEVTEKAAVELKTLLEQEGKPGLALRVFVAGVACSGVQYGLALDDEVKEDDVTVESNGIKLVMAKDIEKSFSEGNIDYVEDENGKGFMIRNLGAGGGCGTCGGGCH, from the coding sequence ATGATTGAAGTAACAGAAAAAGCTGCTGTAGAGCTGAAAACACTGCTGGAACAGGAAGGGAAACCTGGCCTTGCACTCAGGGTCTTTGTTGCTGGAGTAGCCTGCAGTGGAGTCCAGTACGGACTCGCTCTCGATGATGAAGTGAAGGAAGACGATGTGACGGTAGAAAGCAACGGAATTAAGCTGGTAATGGCAAAAGACATTGAGAAAAGCTTCTCTGAAGGCAACATTGATTACGTTGAAGATGAAAACGGAAAAGGCTTCATGATCCGCAACCTCGGCGCCGGTGGCGGATGCGGTACCTGTGGTGGCGGATGCCATTAA
- the secY gene encoding preprotein translocase subunit SecY produces the protein MTLRDTLEPFFNKLPAVASPEKHVHFKDKLWWTLGVLVLYFALANVPLFGMSQDSVDLFESYRAFFAGASGSLVLLGIGPIVTASIVLQLLVGADIIKMDLSNPKDQAFFQGAQKFLVFVMILLEALPQLLGGYIQPDPGLASTLGVGPGVVTLMLLVQIFVGGTLILFMDEVISKWGIGSGVGLFIVAGISQQIVTGIFNWQLESGLPVGLIPKWIYIAQNTGADYLFSGEGMVFLLVRGGILALMSTILIFLLVVYVESTRIEIPLAHSAVRGARGRFPVKLIYASVLPMILVRALQANVQMVGIILSGRGINFLGEFSGSKPLNGIMYYLAPIHSPYDWIPSLVQESFATYGVAAPANWQIVLHVCSDAIMLIGGGIIFALFWIETTGMGAKPTAQKIFDSGMQIPGFRRNIGSIEKVMQRYIPKVTVIGGAFIGILTLVASLLGTLGSAGGTGLLLTVSIVYRLYEDIASEQMMEMHPMIRSFFGEQ, from the coding sequence ATGACTCTCAGGGATACATTAGAACCGTTTTTTAATAAGTTACCCGCAGTAGCAAGTCCGGAAAAACACGTCCACTTTAAGGATAAACTCTGGTGGACTCTGGGAGTTCTGGTGCTTTACTTTGCTCTTGCAAATGTACCGCTCTTCGGGATGTCTCAGGATTCTGTTGACCTTTTTGAATCTTACCGTGCCTTCTTTGCGGGGGCTTCTGGATCTTTAGTCCTTCTCGGTATAGGGCCAATTGTCACGGCTTCTATTGTCCTGCAACTTCTTGTTGGGGCAGACATTATTAAAATGGACCTTTCGAACCCCAAAGATCAGGCATTCTTTCAGGGAGCCCAGAAGTTCCTTGTTTTTGTCATGATCCTTCTGGAGGCTCTACCACAGCTTCTTGGCGGATATATCCAGCCAGATCCGGGGCTTGCTTCTACTCTTGGTGTAGGCCCTGGAGTGGTCACTTTAATGCTCCTTGTCCAGATATTTGTAGGAGGCACTCTGATCCTTTTCATGGATGAAGTGATTTCCAAATGGGGTATCGGGTCAGGAGTCGGGCTCTTCATAGTTGCAGGAATCTCTCAGCAGATCGTTACAGGTATCTTTAACTGGCAGCTTGAGTCAGGGCTTCCTGTTGGACTCATTCCCAAATGGATCTACATTGCCCAGAACACCGGGGCAGACTATCTCTTCTCCGGTGAAGGTATGGTGTTCCTGCTGGTCAGAGGAGGAATCCTCGCTCTCATGAGCACGATTCTCATATTCCTGCTTGTTGTATATGTGGAGAGTACGAGAATTGAGATCCCTCTCGCCCACAGTGCTGTTAGAGGGGCAAGGGGACGCTTCCCTGTCAAACTCATATACGCATCAGTCCTGCCCATGATCCTTGTAAGGGCTCTTCAGGCTAACGTTCAGATGGTTGGGATCATACTTTCCGGCAGAGGGATTAACTTCCTCGGAGAATTCAGCGGCTCAAAGCCACTGAACGGGATCATGTATTATCTGGCTCCCATACACAGCCCATATGACTGGATACCATCCCTTGTACAGGAATCCTTTGCGACCTATGGAGTAGCTGCTCCGGCTAACTGGCAGATCGTGCTTCACGTATGTTCAGATGCCATAATGTTGATTGGAGGCGGGATTATATTTGCCCTCTTCTGGATTGAAACCACAGGCATGGGTGCAAAGCCCACAGCCCAGAAGATATTCGATTCGGGAATGCAGATCCCTGGTTTCAGGAGAAACATCGGTAGTATTGAAAAAGTTATGCAGCGCTACATTCCAAAGGTTACCGTTATAGGTGGAGCTTTCATTGGGATTCTCACCCTGGTTGCAAGCCTGCTCGGTACTCTTGGAAGTGCCGGAGGTACCGGATTGCTGCTTACAGTAAGCATTGTGTACCGTCTGTACGAAGATATCGCTTCCGAGCAGATGATGGAGATGCACCCGATGATCCGTTCCTTCTTCGGGGAGCAGTAA
- the hisI gene encoding phosphoribosyl-AMP cyclohydrolase, with amino-acid sequence MINFDTLKYENGLILAVVQDQISREVLMCAYMNREALEKTVETSIAHFWSRSRKQLWKKGETSGNFQNVKEIRIDCDMDSILLLVEQVGGACHMGYRSCFYRNLEGEVVGEKVFEPEDVY; translated from the coding sequence ATGATTAACTTTGATACCCTAAAATATGAAAACGGTCTGATCCTTGCCGTAGTTCAGGACCAGATTAGCAGGGAGGTTCTGATGTGTGCCTATATGAATCGGGAAGCCCTTGAAAAGACCGTGGAAACCAGCATTGCTCATTTCTGGAGTCGTAGCCGGAAGCAGCTCTGGAAAAAAGGGGAAACATCGGGAAATTTTCAAAACGTGAAGGAGATAAGGATCGATTGCGACATGGATTCCATTCTCCTGCTGGTAGAACAGGTGGGAGGTGCCTGTCACATGGGGTACAGGTCATGTTTCTATCGAAATCTTGAAGGAGAGGTTGTAGGAGAAAAGGTCTTTGAGCCTGAGGATGTTTACTGA
- a CDS encoding gamma carbonic anhydrase family protein, whose translation MNFPNPYNQHPRVSKKAWISETAVIIGNVSIADDVFVGPNAVIRADEPGSSITVQSGCNVQDNVVVHSLSHSEVLIGKNTSLAHGCIVHGPCRIGESCFIGFGAVVFDCNIGKDTLVLHKSIVRGVDVSSGKMITDGTVLTNQGCADALEDITKDLTEFKRSVVRANIDLVEGYLRLRDENQGINMAERRNTTGSNNNLSRIISEEEKEVIQIESI comes from the coding sequence ATGAATTTTCCAAACCCCTATAATCAGCACCCAAGAGTCAGCAAAAAGGCGTGGATATCCGAAACTGCAGTAATTATCGGAAATGTAAGTATTGCAGATGATGTATTCGTCGGGCCCAATGCAGTCATCAGGGCAGACGAACCCGGGTCATCCATAACCGTTCAAAGCGGTTGCAATGTACAGGACAATGTTGTGGTTCATTCTCTCTCACATTCCGAAGTGCTGATCGGCAAAAACACTTCCCTTGCTCACGGTTGCATTGTACACGGCCCATGCCGGATCGGAGAAAGCTGCTTCATTGGGTTTGGAGCAGTGGTGTTTGACTGCAATATCGGGAAAGATACGCTTGTCCTCCACAAATCCATTGTCCGTGGAGTAGATGTTTCCTCAGGCAAGATGATAACTGATGGGACCGTGCTCACCAACCAGGGCTGTGCTGATGCTCTTGAGGATATCACAAAAGACCTGACCGAGTTCAAAAGATCGGTAGTCAGGGCAAATATTGACCTTGTTGAAGGGTATCTAAGACTTAGAGACGAAAACCAGGGGATAAATATGGCTGAACGCAGAAATACAACTGGAAGCAACAATAACTTATCCAGAATTATTTCGGAAGAAGAAAAAGAAGTGATTCAGATAGAAAGTATCTGA
- a CDS encoding adenylate kinase: MNIILFGPPGAGKGTQAKKLVDFYGIPQISTGDILRANVRAKTELGLAAKAFMDRGDLVPDEVLIGIIKNRLNEPDCTKGFILDGYPRTLPQANALGVILEEIEKPIDIILNFEVPDKELIERTSGRLMCKCGASYHKIFNPPKKAGICDICGAEVYQRADDTEEAVKNRLEVYKKQTQPLINYYKETGMLITLDGTKDIDEVFEGIKGIMAKFA, encoded by the coding sequence ATGAACATAATACTCTTCGGGCCCCCGGGTGCTGGCAAAGGTACCCAGGCCAAAAAACTGGTTGATTTCTATGGAATCCCGCAGATCTCCACAGGCGATATCCTGCGGGCAAACGTCAGGGCAAAAACAGAACTGGGCCTTGCCGCCAAAGCATTCATGGACAGAGGAGACCTTGTCCCTGATGAAGTGCTTATAGGGATCATTAAGAACCGCCTGAACGAACCGGACTGCACGAAAGGTTTCATCCTTGACGGTTATCCCAGGACCCTTCCGCAGGCTAACGCCCTTGGCGTTATTCTTGAGGAAATCGAAAAACCCATTGACATCATCCTCAACTTTGAGGTGCCTGACAAAGAACTGATCGAAAGGACAAGTGGCCGCCTTATGTGCAAGTGCGGTGCAAGCTACCACAAGATCTTCAACCCGCCTAAAAAAGCAGGTATCTGCGACATCTGCGGAGCTGAAGTCTACCAGCGCGCCGATGACACCGAAGAAGCTGTCAAAAACCGCCTTGAGGTCTACAAAAAACAGACCCAACCCCTTATTAATTACTATAAGGAAACGGGAATGCTGATAACTCTCGACGGCACAAAGGACATCGATGAGGTTTTTGAAGGCATCAAGGGAATTATGGCAAAATTTGCCTGA
- a CDS encoding amylo-alpha-1,6-glucosidase → MSGIRLGADSFSTYEEGINKEWIIGNGLGGYASSTVVGAGTRTYHGLLVAAPENSPGRVLLLSSLDEEISVNEEVYQLATHKYPGTVSPKGFNYLSKFILAPFPLWVYQPDVFTVKKKVFMVHNNNTTCIVYDIRSRKEGALLRIFPMVNSRDFHYTTRSGFLSFYQEADPTGLKLESSNGFSFSLSSNLQYHRDPAWYYNFEYDAEKERGLAFQEDNFNPGYFESKLKLGTSRFFIAASTENISSLTLEQVEELYTREVYRQNLLAFNSRLTEPFALKLLRATDSFIVKNPSTGENSVIAGYHWFADWGRDTMISLPGLFLVSHRFDEARSTLKNFARHCRRGLVPNAFPALGGDPVYNTVDASLWFIHTLSRYFAYTKDLLFLSDVWDTVESIIDNYRKGTDFGIGMDSDYLIRQGPQLTWMDAKIENNPVTPRAGKACEINALWYNALKTASRLGGLLGKDTSLYETLAAGVASNFEDVFWNPETNCLYDLVSEDEAGNQTKDPSIRPNQIFAVALPYTILSSEKEKAIVDRVEKDLLTPFGLRTLSKDNPSYIGHYQGGPQLRDLAYHNGTVWPWLLGSYVKAYRKVHNYSKESLEAMRSLLKGFDMHLETAGVGTISEVFDGDFPYSPRGCIAQAWSVAEILRAYVEDVLGVKP, encoded by the coding sequence ATGAGTGGGATCAGGCTTGGAGCAGATTCATTTTCTACTTATGAAGAAGGTATTAATAAAGAATGGATTATAGGGAACGGGCTCGGAGGATATGCCTCTTCTACAGTTGTAGGGGCCGGGACAAGGACATATCACGGACTACTTGTAGCAGCCCCGGAGAATTCGCCGGGGAGAGTCTTGTTACTTTCTTCCCTTGACGAGGAAATTTCTGTCAATGAAGAAGTCTATCAACTCGCGACCCATAAATATCCTGGCACTGTTTCTCCAAAGGGCTTCAATTACCTTTCCAAATTCATTCTTGCTCCCTTCCCCCTCTGGGTTTACCAGCCTGACGTTTTTACTGTGAAGAAAAAGGTTTTCATGGTTCATAATAATAATACGACCTGTATTGTCTATGATATCAGGTCAAGAAAAGAGGGAGCTTTGCTAAGAATTTTCCCTATGGTAAACTCAAGAGATTTCCATTACACTACTCGCTCTGGATTCCTTTCCTTCTATCAAGAAGCTGATCCTACAGGATTAAAACTGGAAAGTTCGAATGGTTTTTCGTTCTCACTTTCGTCCAATCTCCAGTACCATCGTGATCCTGCGTGGTACTACAATTTTGAGTATGATGCTGAAAAGGAGCGCGGACTTGCTTTTCAGGAAGACAACTTTAACCCCGGCTACTTCGAAAGCAAACTCAAACTGGGAACGTCCCGTTTTTTTATTGCTGCTTCAACAGAAAATATTTCTTCTCTGACTCTTGAGCAAGTTGAGGAACTTTATACAAGGGAGGTATATCGACAGAATCTTCTTGCTTTTAATTCCAGGCTTACCGAACCTTTCGCCCTTAAGCTTCTCAGGGCAACTGACTCTTTTATTGTGAAGAATCCCTCTACAGGTGAAAATTCGGTGATTGCGGGATATCACTGGTTTGCTGACTGGGGTCGAGACACCATGATTTCCCTGCCAGGTCTTTTTTTAGTTTCCCATCGCTTCGATGAAGCCAGGTCCACTCTCAAAAACTTTGCAAGGCACTGCCGGAGAGGCCTGGTCCCTAACGCTTTCCCGGCTCTCGGAGGAGATCCAGTATATAACACAGTAGATGCTTCTCTCTGGTTTATTCATACCCTCAGCCGATATTTCGCATACACAAAAGATTTACTCTTTCTCTCTGATGTTTGGGATACTGTAGAAAGTATAATAGATAATTACCGTAAGGGTACAGACTTTGGAATCGGCATGGACTCTGATTATCTTATTCGACAGGGCCCTCAACTCACCTGGATGGATGCTAAAATCGAGAATAATCCGGTCACTCCAAGAGCAGGTAAAGCCTGTGAAATAAATGCCCTCTGGTATAATGCTCTCAAAACTGCTTCCAGACTTGGAGGTCTCCTTGGCAAAGATACGTCTTTATATGAAACTCTTGCAGCCGGGGTGGCATCCAACTTTGAAGACGTTTTCTGGAATCCGGAGACCAACTGCCTCTATGATCTTGTGTCCGAGGATGAGGCAGGAAATCAGACCAAAGATCCTTCGATCCGCCCTAACCAGATTTTTGCAGTAGCGCTCCCTTACACAATACTTTCTTCTGAAAAAGAAAAGGCTATTGTGGACAGGGTGGAAAAAGATCTGCTCACGCCTTTCGGGCTCAGGACGCTTTCAAAGGATAATCCTTCTTATATAGGGCACTATCAGGGAGGACCTCAATTAAGGGATCTGGCCTACCACAACGGAACCGTCTGGCCCTGGCTGCTTGGATCCTATGTAAAAGCCTACAGGAAAGTACACAATTACTCAAAAGAGAGCCTTGAAGCTATGCGTTCCCTCCTCAAAGGCTTTGATATGCATCTTGAAACGGCAGGTGTAGGCACCATTTCCGAGGTATTTGATGGGGATTTCCCTTACTCTCCCAGGGGCTGCATTGCCCAGGCCTGGAGTGTTGCAGAGATTTTAAGGGCATATGTTGAAGATGTTCTTGGGGTCAAACCGTGA